In the genome of Eggerthella sp. YY7918, one region contains:
- a CDS encoding radical SAM protein translates to MSSDTSPCPTIRARSILQKVRYGSEWFGVDYNMNLYRGCAHGCIYCDSRSECYRIDNFDQVHVKFDALAILRRELRSRRARGVVGVGAMSDTYNPFERTLQVTRGALELIEEFGFGVSVDTKSTLITRDIDLLQAIGAHGGAIAKITITTANDNLARLIEPHAPRPSERFAALSQLADAGIFCGVLFTPTLPWVTDDDATVRAVVEGAAASGARFVYHTTGVTMRDRQRDHFLERIAAVDPALPARYRETFGDRYFCNSPRATENRTLFRALCKQHNLLWRMSDIITAHKPTQPMGSQTSLF, encoded by the coding sequence GTGAGTAGCGACACCTCTCCCTGCCCCACCATCCGCGCTCGCTCCATCCTTCAGAAGGTGCGCTACGGCAGCGAATGGTTCGGCGTCGACTACAACATGAATCTCTACCGCGGCTGCGCTCACGGCTGCATCTACTGCGACAGTCGCAGTGAGTGCTATCGCATCGACAACTTCGACCAGGTGCACGTCAAGTTCGACGCGCTTGCCATCCTGCGACGCGAGCTGCGCAGCCGCCGTGCGCGCGGCGTGGTGGGCGTGGGTGCCATGTCGGACACATATAACCCCTTCGAGCGAACGCTCCAGGTGACGCGCGGCGCGCTTGAACTCATTGAGGAATTCGGCTTCGGCGTGTCGGTGGACACCAAAAGCACACTCATCACCCGCGACATCGACCTCTTGCAAGCCATCGGTGCGCACGGCGGCGCCATCGCGAAGATCACCATCACTACCGCCAACGATAACCTCGCCCGCCTCATCGAGCCGCACGCACCGCGCCCAAGCGAGCGCTTCGCCGCATTGTCCCAGCTCGCCGACGCAGGTATATTCTGCGGCGTACTATTCACCCCCACACTCCCCTGGGTTACCGACGACGATGCCACCGTGCGCGCCGTCGTAGAAGGCGCCGCAGCCTCCGGCGCGCGCTTCGTCTACCACACCACCGGCGTCACCATGCGCGACCGCCAGCGCGACCACTTCCTCGAGCGAATAGCCGCCGTGGACCCCGCGCTGCCCGCCCGCTACCGCGAAACCTTCGGCGACCGTTACTTCTGCAACTCCCCCCGCGCCACCGAAAACCGCACCCTCTTCCGCGCCCTCTGCAAACAGCACAACCTTCTCTGGCGCATGTCCGACATCATCACCGCCCACAAACCCACCCAACCAATGGGTTCTCAGACAAGTTTGTTCTAA
- a CDS encoding LytTR family DNA-binding domain-containing protein: protein MHVTITEDPTRNDIEIAVVAPRIDERVQRIVASLSAFDRQLVGLRDGTTYRVPIDDVLYAETVDGSTFLYTAEAVLETPLRLSELEDKLAGTEFVRASKQMLVNFDHVRGIRPYLNARLQLLLDNGEAALVSRQYAPVLKRKLGL, encoded by the coding sequence ATGCACGTGACCATCACCGAAGACCCCACGCGTAACGACATTGAGATCGCCGTCGTCGCGCCGCGCATTGACGAACGCGTGCAGCGCATTGTCGCCAGCTTGAGCGCGTTCGACCGCCAGCTTGTCGGCCTGCGCGACGGCACAACCTACCGTGTACCCATCGATGACGTGCTCTATGCTGAAACGGTGGACGGATCGACGTTTCTCTACACCGCTGAAGCTGTGTTAGAAACACCTCTGCGCCTTTCCGAGCTGGAGGACAAGCTTGCCGGCACCGAGTTTGTGCGTGCGTCAAAACAGATGCTTGTGAACTTCGATCATGTACGCGGCATCCGTCCGTACCTCAACGCACGGCTGCAGTTGCTGCTCGACAACGGCGAGGCCGCCCTCGTCTCCCGCCAGTACGCCCCCGTCCTCAAGCGCAAGCTGGGACTGTAG
- a CDS encoding LuxR C-terminal-related transcriptional regulator: MKTFSERQLVQLNKVLLGIHSESGEDLLLNACRRLREGESLIECTYSMALFSSNLGHKIETFNHKSIDMDERSVREYAQYYEKLDFCVWYSSQPSRAVYRSSDIITKQKLEESNLYREWMRPLGVYYSLFASCFADGIKYGEVAFMRSHESGDFTDEEVFVLSLVNDHLSQRFSQLYPTGIERASFNSNLSSFQVRYRLTKRELEIVNYLKQGMERQSIASRLCITNNTLKKHVSNIYKKMGVNSETKFFAVLGEYLD; this comes from the coding sequence ATGAAAACCTTTTCCGAACGTCAGCTGGTTCAGCTCAATAAGGTTCTCTTGGGAATTCATTCTGAATCTGGAGAAGACCTCCTGTTGAATGCATGCCGACGATTGCGAGAAGGAGAAAGTCTTATAGAGTGCACCTATTCGATGGCGTTGTTTTCGAGCAATCTTGGCCATAAGATTGAGACGTTTAACCACAAGAGCATCGATATGGACGAGCGTTCGGTTCGCGAATACGCTCAGTATTACGAAAAGCTCGATTTTTGTGTTTGGTATAGTTCGCAACCTTCACGGGCGGTCTACCGTAGCTCGGATATCATTACCAAGCAGAAACTTGAGGAATCGAATCTCTATCGCGAATGGATGAGGCCTCTTGGCGTGTATTACTCGCTGTTTGCCTCGTGCTTTGCAGACGGCATTAAGTATGGTGAAGTCGCTTTTATGCGGAGTCATGAGTCTGGCGATTTTACCGATGAGGAAGTGTTCGTGCTTTCTCTTGTTAACGACCATCTTTCCCAGAGGTTCTCACAACTCTATCCAACCGGCATCGAGCGTGCGTCTTTTAATTCGAATCTCAGCAGTTTCCAGGTTCGTTATCGTCTGACAAAACGCGAGCTTGAGATCGTGAACTATCTCAAGCAAGGTATGGAACGACAAAGTATTGCTTCTCGGCTTTGTATCACCAACAATACGCTCAAAAAGCACGTGTCGAATATCTACAAAAAGATGGGTGTTAACAGCGAAACGAAGTTCTTTGCGGTCCTGGGCGAATATCTGGATTGA
- a CDS encoding SDR family oxidoreductase → MGVYVITGASSGIGAKTAEILRERGHEVVNIDLKDGDINANLATKEGRANALAELHERYPDGIDAMICNAGVSGGKVPISLIISLNYFGATEMARGAFDLLEKKGGSCLVTSSNSIAQGAARMDVAGMLNNHPDEDRILELVKDVDPAIGHVYYASTKYALARWVRRMSPDWGSRGVRLNAIAPGNVRTAMTSNMLPEQRAAMEAIPVPTHFGEEPLMDPVEIANVMAFVASPEASGLNGVVLFADGGTDALLNSEKVY, encoded by the coding sequence ATGGGAGTTTATGTTATTACCGGCGCGTCAAGCGGCATCGGCGCGAAGACGGCCGAGATCCTACGCGAACGCGGCCACGAGGTAGTCAATATCGACCTTAAAGACGGCGACATCAATGCAAACCTCGCCACAAAAGAAGGCCGTGCCAACGCTCTTGCCGAGCTGCATGAGCGTTATCCTGACGGCATCGACGCGATGATCTGCAACGCGGGCGTTTCGGGCGGCAAGGTACCCATTTCCCTTATCATTTCGCTCAACTACTTCGGTGCCACCGAAATGGCGCGCGGAGCGTTCGACCTGTTGGAAAAGAAGGGCGGTAGCTGTCTGGTCACCTCGTCGAACTCCATTGCCCAGGGCGCTGCACGCATGGATGTAGCCGGTATGCTCAATAACCACCCTGACGAAGACCGCATCCTTGAGTTGGTAAAGGATGTCGATCCCGCCATTGGGCACGTGTACTACGCCTCGACAAAGTACGCGCTTGCCCGTTGGGTTCGCCGCATGAGTCCGGATTGGGGTTCGCGCGGTGTGCGCCTGAACGCAATAGCACCCGGCAACGTACGCACCGCAATGACGTCGAACATGCTGCCCGAGCAGCGTGCCGCCATGGAAGCCATTCCCGTACCTACTCACTTCGGCGAAGAGCCGCTTATGGACCCTGTCGAGATTGCAAACGTCATGGCGTTTGTCGCTAGCCCTGAGGCAAGCGGCCTTAACGGCGTGGTTCTATTCGCAGACGGCGGCACGGACGCCCTGCTCAATTCCGAGAAAGTCTACTAG
- a CDS encoding YafY family protein, translated as MQSQRLFEIIYLLMERSPRTTGELAERLEVSERTVRRDVDALSAAGVPVYMTRGKGGGVHLMDGYVLDRSLVSEAEQNEILAALSALRQTGAADDEALPERVARLFRRENADWLDIDFSFWGAPPAYRRAFDLVKCAILEHRPLSFTYHDAGDRTSQRTVEPVKLLYKERSWYVRAWCRTREDWRAFKIIRMVWDTLELAPGTFEPRPLPPDLVESYANGRGQRLVLLFSGDEGRVREEFAPDTIERLPDGRLRVTLNTELTNRSRHYLLSFGSDLTVEEPADLREWIHQEAAAVVQRYKN; from the coding sequence ATGCAGTCGCAGCGCCTGTTTGAAATAATCTATTTACTGATGGAGCGCTCACCACGCACCACCGGAGAGCTGGCTGAACGGCTGGAAGTGTCCGAGCGCACCGTGCGCCGCGACGTGGACGCGCTGTCGGCGGCCGGTGTGCCCGTGTACATGACGCGCGGCAAAGGCGGCGGCGTGCACCTCATGGATGGCTACGTGCTCGACCGCTCGCTCGTGTCGGAGGCCGAGCAAAATGAAATCCTTGCAGCGCTTTCCGCCCTGCGCCAAACCGGCGCGGCCGACGACGAAGCGCTGCCTGAACGCGTGGCGCGCCTGTTTCGCCGCGAGAACGCCGACTGGCTGGATATCGACTTTTCGTTCTGGGGCGCGCCGCCCGCGTACCGCCGCGCATTTGACCTGGTGAAATGTGCTATTTTGGAGCATCGCCCGCTCTCGTTCACCTACCACGACGCGGGTGATCGCACCTCGCAGCGCACCGTGGAGCCGGTGAAACTGCTGTACAAGGAGCGGTCGTGGTACGTGCGCGCCTGGTGTCGCACGCGCGAGGATTGGCGTGCGTTCAAGATTATCCGCATGGTGTGGGATACTCTGGAACTGGCACCCGGCACGTTTGAGCCGCGACCACTGCCGCCTGACCTGGTGGAATCGTATGCGAACGGCCGAGGCCAGCGGCTCGTGCTACTGTTCTCGGGCGACGAAGGTCGCGTGCGCGAAGAATTCGCCCCCGATACCATCGAGCGTTTGCCCGACGGCCGCCTGCGCGTGACCCTGAACACCGAACTCACCAACCGCTCCCGCCACTACCTGCTCTCGTTCGGCTCCGACCTTACCGTAGAAGAGCCTGCCGACCTGCGCGAATGGATACACCAAGAGGCTGCAGCCGTGGTGCAGCGGTACAAGAACTAG
- a CDS encoding DJ-1/PfpI family protein gives MENENKERAENMTDTSTNNVEPKGTVVAYLPERFADWEAGLACAELNRPHTGYQVRTMSADGAPRHSIGGLTVTPDLAAGALPDDTRLLILVGGESWPGTSNDAVLPLIDECVARGVPVAALCGACTFLANHGYLDECDHTANARYELDQLAPAYRGHEHFHCVPAIDGGAFITATGAASVEFALLVMARLGVEPWGGPDVWSGAFKRGLFVEE, from the coding sequence ATGGAAAACGAAAACAAAGAGAGAGCCGAAAACATGACTGACACCAGCACAAACAACGTGGAACCCAAGGGCACCGTCGTCGCCTACCTGCCCGAGCGCTTCGCCGATTGGGAAGCGGGCCTCGCGTGCGCCGAACTCAACCGCCCGCACACCGGCTACCAGGTGCGCACGATGTCCGCAGACGGCGCGCCGCGTCACTCCATCGGCGGGCTCACGGTTACCCCCGACCTCGCGGCCGGCGCGCTGCCCGATGATACGCGCCTGCTCATCCTGGTAGGCGGCGAATCCTGGCCCGGCACCAGCAACGATGCCGTGCTGCCCCTCATCGACGAATGCGTGGCGCGCGGCGTGCCCGTGGCGGCCCTCTGCGGCGCGTGCACCTTCCTCGCGAATCACGGCTACCTGGATGAATGCGACCACACGGCCAACGCCCGCTACGAGCTCGACCAGCTCGCTCCCGCCTATCGCGGCCACGAGCACTTCCATTGCGTGCCAGCCATCGACGGCGGCGCATTCATCACGGCGACCGGCGCGGCAAGCGTGGAATTCGCGCTGCTCGTGATGGCCCGCTTGGGCGTGGAGCCATGGGGCGGTCCAGACGTATGGTCCGGCGCGTTCAAGCGCGGCCTCTTCGTGGAAGAATAG
- a CDS encoding GyrI-like domain-containing protein, which translates to MNYEIVELPERAIVGPVIRTGNDQPDCEQKIGGLWARFMGEGLDRSIPGTRVEPYGCFGLYFDYNMTEQTYAMIVGCETTDAAPEGLGSCTIPAGRYAKFEIKNGDVKSSVIEVWNDIWADKELAAQRAYTVDFEAYYPCDPAHADIDIFVALK; encoded by the coding sequence ATGAACTACGAGATTGTCGAGCTTCCCGAGCGTGCCATTGTGGGACCCGTCATCCGCACGGGCAACGACCAGCCCGACTGTGAACAGAAAATTGGCGGGCTATGGGCGCGCTTCATGGGCGAGGGACTCGACCGTTCCATTCCCGGCACACGCGTCGAGCCGTACGGATGCTTCGGGCTGTACTTCGACTACAACATGACCGAACAAACCTACGCCATGATTGTCGGTTGCGAGACGACCGACGCCGCACCGGAGGGCCTGGGAAGCTGCACCATCCCCGCCGGTCGCTATGCGAAGTTCGAAATCAAGAACGGCGATGTCAAAAGCAGTGTCATTGAGGTGTGGAATGACATCTGGGCCGATAAAGAGCTGGCAGCACAGCGCGCGTACACGGTTGACTTCGAGGCATACTACCCCTGCGACCCCGCGCACGCCGACATTGACATCTTCGTGGCACTGAAGTAG
- a CDS encoding ornithine carbamoyltransferase (catalyzes the formation of putrescine from carbamoyl-putrescine during agmatine degradation) — protein sequence MSFQSSSATNLHKKDLRHFLNMNQFSKEEILQWIDLMKLLKDARSRNAIPQLFKGKSLGMIFQQNSTRTRVSFETAATLLGGHALMLGAADIHLGKKETVEDTARVLARMVDVIMIRTDKYEDIERFAEYASIPVINAMSTDVYGDDCGNHPTQCLADLLTMAEHLPSGKRLEDITLVCVGDASTPEVSLGYALSKLGATFKIIAPEGYGLPEHVIEKIEANNKISGGTFVMTDNIDEVVGADFVMAEEWCWGRTEEEIAERDAAFKPTYVVTMELLEKAGPDALFMHVLPANAGNKLWPDEKEVTREVMESDRNAAWDEAENRLSAMMALLVYYSRPHFVVPSPADIAYYEERTQELLSEIFDRRIS from the coding sequence ATGTCTTTTCAAAGTAGCAGCGCAACAAACCTGCACAAGAAAGATCTCCGCCATTTCCTGAACATGAACCAGTTCAGTAAAGAAGAGATCCTCCAGTGGATTGATCTCATGAAACTTCTGAAGGATGCTCGGAGCCGCAATGCCATTCCTCAGCTTTTCAAGGGGAAATCCCTCGGTATGATCTTCCAGCAAAACTCAACCCGTACGCGCGTGTCTTTCGAAACGGCTGCGACACTTTTGGGTGGTCACGCACTCATGCTGGGCGCAGCTGATATCCATTTGGGCAAAAAGGAAACTGTGGAAGATACGGCGCGCGTTCTTGCCCGCATGGTCGACGTGATCATGATTAGAACCGACAAGTATGAAGACATCGAAAGATTTGCCGAGTACGCATCCATTCCCGTAATTAATGCCATGAGCACCGATGTCTATGGCGACGATTGCGGCAACCATCCCACCCAATGCTTGGCTGACCTGCTTACCATGGCAGAGCATCTCCCCAGCGGAAAGCGCCTGGAAGACATCACGCTGGTATGTGTCGGCGACGCATCCACGCCTGAAGTATCGTTGGGCTACGCGCTCTCAAAGCTGGGTGCCACCTTCAAGATCATCGCCCCCGAAGGCTATGGATTACCTGAGCATGTCATTGAAAAAATCGAAGCGAACAATAAGATATCGGGCGGCACATTTGTTATGACTGACAACATCGACGAGGTGGTTGGAGCCGATTTTGTCATGGCAGAAGAATGGTGCTGGGGTCGCACCGAGGAAGAAATCGCCGAACGCGATGCGGCCTTCAAGCCCACTTATGTGGTGACTATGGAGCTTTTGGAAAAGGCCGGTCCGGATGCTCTCTTCATGCATGTATTGCCAGCCAATGCGGGCAACAAGTTATGGCCCGATGAGAAAGAAGTTACCCGTGAGGTTATGGAAAGCGACCGAAACGCCGCCTGGGACGAAGCAGAGAATCGTCTGTCCGCAATGATGGCGCTACTCGTGTATTACTCACGTCCGCATTTCGTCGTGCCCAGCCCTGCCGACATTGCATATTACGAAGAACGCACCCAAGAACTACTTAGCGAAATTTTTGATCGTCGCATTTCATAG
- a CDS encoding zinc ribbon domain-containing protein, translating to MSIQDMLTELREQHGLTQAEMAERLFVTRQAVSRWECGETQPGIETLKLIATEFNVPVEALLDMPMQAVCQSCGMPLSNPELLGTEADGSPAEHHCKWCYANGSYQGECTMEDMVDICVQNMATPDAPFTPEEARAYMESLLPTLERWKDVKPGELR from the coding sequence ATGTCCATTCAAGATATGCTCACCGAACTGCGCGAACAGCACGGACTCACCCAAGCTGAGATGGCGGAGCGCCTGTTTGTCACGCGCCAAGCCGTGTCGCGCTGGGAATGCGGCGAGACGCAGCCGGGCATCGAAACGCTCAAGCTCATCGCCACGGAATTCAACGTGCCTGTAGAGGCGCTGCTTGACATGCCGATGCAAGCCGTCTGCCAAAGCTGCGGCATGCCGCTGTCTAACCCCGAGCTGCTGGGCACGGAAGCCGACGGCTCGCCGGCCGAGCACCATTGCAAGTGGTGCTACGCGAACGGCTCCTACCAGGGCGAATGCACGATGGAGGACATGGTAGACATCTGCGTACAAAACATGGCGACCCCCGACGCGCCGTTCACGCCGGAGGAAGCCCGCGCGTACATGGAATCGCTGCTGCCCACCCTTGAGCGCTGGAAAGACGTCAAGCCGGGCGAGCTGCGGTAA
- a CDS encoding YjdF family protein, translated as MQVITSSTLTVLHDGQFWVGICEHVEAGRYGACRVVFGATEPTDTEIQEFVLRRWASLDFAFVSEDTEAVHPTVLAHANPKRRQREARKQMEQAGVGTKAQQAMSAAYEARKDERKAAARDARHEESERRFALKQQKRKQKHRGR; from the coding sequence ATGCAGGTCATCACCTCGTCTACGCTGACCGTGCTGCACGACGGCCAATTTTGGGTTGGCATCTGTGAGCATGTAGAGGCGGGGCGCTACGGGGCGTGTCGCGTCGTGTTCGGCGCGACCGAGCCCACCGACACTGAAATCCAGGAATTCGTGCTGCGCCGCTGGGCGAGCCTCGACTTCGCCTTTGTGTCTGAGGACACTGAAGCCGTGCACCCCACCGTGCTCGCACATGCGAACCCCAAGCGCCGCCAACGCGAGGCGCGCAAACAGATGGAACAAGCGGGCGTTGGAACGAAAGCCCAGCAAGCCATGAGCGCCGCTTACGAGGCGCGCAAAGACGAACGCAAGGCAGCCGCCCGCGATGCGCGCCACGAAGAATCCGAGCGCCGCTTCGCCCTCAAACAACAAAAACGCAAGCAAAAACACCGCGGCCGGTAG
- a CDS encoding LuxR C-terminal-related transcriptional regulator has protein sequence MIDPQEKPTKSSTCFDQTHVEQNQALAIAACVGFGLLLAWKHINISPTLFDTPTRHVIEQLRIGGLETAPLFIAVPLILGVLADRRKPLPERPVVACAAILLGLTIASLYCFPSIPKGLMLIAGNACALLSAVLLLYWAKLLCETVPENPLCYCALAFLVCFGVALLSTRLPAFLAGTFHVLIPIVSGLMLILLQFRTEVPPNKTLCGKRPTFTRPPLRLFFGLGIVAMCIDMTNLFSETKTTYPDEQCLLIVGLLSSLAVLALASMKNVKNFAESFKWVLLLIVLSMFFSLLFEFEQKIYETAALALAGCLFRIFSYATIYEVVIRTTREPLFVLGVGEAILTATQFLNPLIYAALATFGLPSVAVAAVITILAIVTIVFLLAESYLSSILSNKIAFTIQDDTACQRCIEKAAREYGLTNREEQIAFLILKRKDNVEIYQELFIAPSTLRVHLRSIYKKVGVHSRADLIEGLESFAKED, from the coding sequence ATGATTGATCCTCAGGAGAAACCGACAAAAAGCTCAACGTGTTTTGACCAAACACACGTTGAGCAAAATCAAGCTCTCGCCATAGCTGCATGTGTTGGATTCGGATTACTCCTGGCTTGGAAGCACATAAACATTTCTCCGACGCTATTCGACACGCCAACCCGTCACGTTATTGAACAATTACGCATCGGCGGGCTTGAAACAGCACCGCTTTTTATCGCGGTGCCCCTCATTTTGGGAGTTCTCGCCGATCGCCGCAAACCCCTGCCTGAACGTCCAGTGGTGGCTTGTGCTGCTATCCTTCTTGGCTTAACGATAGCATCGCTCTATTGTTTTCCCTCTATACCTAAAGGCTTAATGCTTATTGCAGGTAATGCCTGTGCTCTGCTTTCTGCAGTCCTTTTACTGTACTGGGCAAAGCTTTTGTGCGAAACCGTACCGGAAAATCCTCTCTGCTATTGTGCTCTTGCATTTCTGGTTTGCTTTGGCGTTGCCTTATTGTCAACTCGTCTTCCAGCATTTTTGGCCGGCACGTTCCATGTGCTTATTCCTATTGTTTCCGGATTAATGCTGATCCTGTTGCAATTTCGAACCGAAGTACCCCCAAACAAAACTCTATGCGGAAAGCGCCCTACCTTCACCCGTCCACCTCTTCGCCTCTTTTTTGGATTGGGTATCGTTGCAATGTGCATTGATATGACAAATCTATTCTCCGAAACAAAAACGACGTACCCAGACGAGCAATGCTTACTTATTGTAGGACTGCTCTCTTCTTTGGCAGTACTTGCCCTCGCTTCAATGAAGAATGTAAAAAATTTTGCAGAATCATTTAAATGGGTATTGTTACTCATCGTACTTAGCATGTTCTTTTCACTCTTGTTCGAGTTTGAGCAAAAGATTTACGAAACCGCAGCACTTGCATTAGCAGGATGCCTCTTTAGAATTTTCTCTTATGCAACAATCTATGAAGTGGTAATTCGGACCACCCGCGAACCGCTATTTGTCCTTGGCGTAGGGGAAGCTATCCTTACTGCCACACAGTTCCTGAATCCACTTATCTATGCCGCACTGGCTACCTTCGGCCTTCCGTCAGTTGCCGTTGCCGCGGTTATCACTATTCTCGCTATTGTCACTATTGTGTTTCTGCTTGCCGAAAGCTACCTGTCATCTATTTTGTCGAACAAAATTGCTTTCACCATACAAGACGATACTGCCTGTCAACGCTGCATCGAGAAAGCGGCACGGGAATACGGGTTGACGAATCGTGAAGAACAAATTGCATTTCTCATTCTCAAGCGAAAAGATAATGTTGAAATCTATCAGGAGCTTTTTATAGCTCCCAGCACATTGCGCGTACACTTACGCAGCATTTACAAGAAGGTTGGCGTTCACAGCCGCGCTGATCTAATCGAGGGCCTCGAATCTTTTGCAAAAGAAGATTAA
- a CDS encoding GyrI-like domain-containing protein, with translation MAGAFDFKKEYRDLYMPKAKPTLIDVPPMTFIAVAGAGNPNEENGAYAEALGLLYGFSFTVKMAKMGAWQPEGYFDYVVPPLEGLWWGGGFDGVRIMDKDALNWVSMIRQPDFVTPEVFAWAAEQVAAKKPELDVSHARLVRFAEGSCAQVMHVGPYDDEPATIEVMEALIAASGHMDDIADPVSGDALLDALDADGAVPAVRLHHEIYLGDPRRTKPENLKTVIRHPVRSA, from the coding sequence ATGGCTGGAGCATTCGATTTCAAGAAGGAATATCGCGATCTGTATATGCCGAAGGCGAAGCCGACGCTTATCGACGTGCCGCCGATGACGTTCATTGCCGTGGCGGGCGCGGGCAACCCGAACGAGGAAAACGGCGCATATGCCGAGGCGCTTGGGCTGCTGTACGGGTTCTCGTTCACGGTGAAGATGGCGAAGATGGGCGCGTGGCAGCCGGAGGGGTATTTCGACTACGTGGTGCCGCCGCTTGAGGGCCTGTGGTGGGGCGGCGGGTTCGATGGCGTGCGCATCATGGACAAGGATGCGCTCAACTGGGTGTCGATGATTCGCCAACCCGATTTCGTTACGCCGGAGGTGTTCGCGTGGGCGGCCGAGCAGGTTGCGGCAAAGAAGCCGGAGTTGGACGTGAGCCACGCCCGCCTCGTGCGATTCGCCGAGGGGTCGTGCGCCCAGGTCATGCACGTGGGGCCGTACGACGACGAACCGGCAACCATCGAGGTCATGGAGGCACTCATCGCCGCATCCGGACACATGGACGACATAGCCGACCCCGTCAGCGGCGACGCGCTGCTGGACGCCCTCGATGCCGACGGCGCCGTACCCGCCGTGCGCCTCCATCACGAAATCTACCTGGGCGACCCTCGCCGCACCAAGCCCGAAAACCTCAAAACCGTCATCCGCCACCCTGTGAGGTCTGCGTGA
- a CDS encoding RlpA-like double-psi beta-barrel domain-containing protein, which translates to MLCRTSMLLLAVTLVLGTGLVAPRPAYAEDPQQAVDEAQATLDDARARLEAIAAEHKALQKEADDLQARIDETSKQVLEAQQQVLEGRETVGKTAVYQYRTGSTESLLTLLVEAQDFDELLRNLSYLDSILQHQSDEVAAQQERVERFEAIAQELSQQKDAHEKKLAELEAKRAEAEQVVADATAKLQNAQDDLAAHLAELQRAADALAAKQAAEAAIAENANTINRGEVVGPNTPVQPNTGSTSGEGWMTGVASAYGGSTDPSTPNPGTTATGAVCNDWSMGVAVPMAWPNYRSYFGRTVEISYNGMTVYATVNDCGGMGGGSRSLDLQPGVWKAFGFSSCNDWGLRTVSYRFL; encoded by the coding sequence GTGCTGTGTCGCACAAGCATGCTGCTTCTTGCTGTAACGCTCGTGCTTGGAACGGGGTTAGTTGCTCCGCGTCCCGCTTATGCCGAAGATCCGCAGCAAGCGGTCGACGAAGCTCAAGCCACGCTCGATGATGCACGGGCGCGCTTGGAGGCTATCGCCGCAGAACACAAGGCCTTGCAGAAGGAAGCGGATGATCTGCAAGCTCGCATAGACGAAACCAGCAAGCAGGTCCTTGAAGCGCAACAACAAGTTTTAGAAGGGCGGGAAACCGTCGGGAAAACGGCTGTCTATCAGTATCGTACCGGGTCAACCGAGTCGTTGCTGACATTGCTTGTCGAGGCCCAGGACTTTGATGAATTGCTGCGAAACCTCTCTTATCTTGATTCTATCTTGCAGCATCAATCCGATGAGGTGGCTGCTCAGCAAGAACGTGTCGAGCGTTTTGAAGCCATCGCTCAAGAACTCAGTCAGCAAAAAGATGCTCACGAGAAAAAGCTCGCCGAACTTGAAGCTAAGCGTGCCGAGGCGGAACAAGTAGTGGCAGACGCGACGGCCAAGCTGCAAAATGCCCAGGACGATCTTGCAGCCCATCTGGCCGAATTACAACGCGCGGCCGACGCGCTAGCCGCTAAGCAGGCTGCCGAAGCCGCCATCGCCGAAAATGCCAATACCATTAACCGCGGCGAGGTGGTGGGTCCCAACACGCCGGTGCAGCCCAATACCGGTTCAACATCGGGGGAGGGCTGGATGACGGGTGTTGCTTCGGCCTATGGTGGTTCGACTGATCCTTCCACGCCCAACCCGGGTACGACAGCCACCGGCGCTGTGTGTAATGACTGGTCTATGGGTGTGGCGGTTCCCATGGCGTGGCCGAACTACCGATCGTATTTTGGACGCACCGTCGAAATTTCCTACAACGGCATGACGGTGTATGCCACCGTAAACGACTGCGGCGGAATGGGCGGCGGAAGCCGCTCGCTCGACCTGCAGCCCGGTGTGTGGAAGGCCTTCGGCTTTTCCTCCTGCAACGACTGGGGCTTGCGCACAGTGAGCTACCGCTTTTTGTAG